One stretch of Armigeres subalbatus isolate Guangzhou_Male chromosome 2, GZ_Asu_2, whole genome shotgun sequence DNA includes these proteins:
- the LOC134209328 gene encoding uncharacterized protein K02A2.6-like — MAVDTEKWVESCSACAINGRPEKPTPMQRIMAPKAVWETIALDFNGPYVKFNGVSILVIVDYRSRYLIARPVKTTSFENTKRVLEEVFEREGFPQTIKTDNGPPFNGEEYRRYCTERSITAVFSTPLFPQQNGLVESYMKVINRAMTNAATNKTNYIEELRAAIHAHNAATHSVTKLPPEEIMLGRKVKRGLPLIDFEKVTIDEELLSRRDRDAKLAAKEREDKRRGARPSRVKPGDVVIVERNMRGKGESRFSPRRYTVTEDRNGSLTLNNDEGQILKRHISQTRKVSHWRKKETNTSNNELVSSDANTSLPNRKRNAPNYLSDYIRSVAD; from the coding sequence ATGGCAGTTGACACTGAAAAGTGGGTGGAATCGTGTTCGGCTTGCGCAATAAACGGTAGACCGGAAAAACCCACCCCGATGCAGCGTATCATGGCCCCAAAGGCGGTGTGGGAGACCATCGCGTTAGATTTCAATGGTCCGTATGTTAAATTCAATGGAGTATCTATACTTGTAATCGTTGATTACCGATCGAGATATCTGATTGCTCGCCCGGTCAAAACAACAAGTTTTGAGAACACAAAAAGAGTATTGGAAGAGGTTTTCGAAAGAGAAGGATTTCCTCAGACGATAAAAACGGACAACGGACCGCCCTTTAATGGCGAAGAATATAGGCGTTACTGTACAGAGCGATCAATCACAGCAGTCTTCTCCACCCCGTTGTTTCCCCAGCAAAACGGGCTTGTGGAGAGCTATATGAAGGTTATAAATCGAGCCATGACAAATGCAGCTACGAATAAAACTAATTACATCGAGGAGCTTCGCGCAGCGATCCATGCACATAATGCTGCGACTCATAGCGTGACAAAGTTACCACCAGAAGAAATCATGCTAGGACGGAAGGTCAAACGAGGTCTACCGCTGATTGACTTTGAAAAAGTTACAATTGATGAGGAGTTATTGTCCAGAAGGGATCGAGATGCTAAGCTAGCAGCAAAGGAAAGAGAGGACAAAAGACGAGGAGCGCGACCTAGTCGAGTAAAGCCAGGCGATGTAGTAATAGTGGAGAGGAACATGCGAGGGAAAGGGGAATCGCGGTTTTCTCCAAGAAGGTATACTGTAACCGAAGACAGGAATGGCAGCTTAACACTTAACAACGATGAAGGTCAAATACTGAAGCGTCACATTTCGCAGACCAGGAAAGTATCCCATTGGCGAAAGAAGGAAACAAATACTTCAAATAATGAACTGGTAAGTTCCGATGCAAATACTTCTCTACCGAATCGGAAAAGGAATGCCCCGAACTATTTGTCGGATTACATCCGGTCTGTAGCAGATTAG